Within the Dehalococcoidia bacterium genome, the region TGGGCAAATACCAGGAACGCTACCTGCACCTGCTCATTGACGAGTTCCAGGACACCAACCGCGCCCAGTATGCCCTGGCCAAGCAGCTGGCGGGCAAGTGGCGCAACATCTGCGTGGTGGGCGACCCCGACCAGTCCATCTACTCCTGGCGCAACGCCGACATCCGCAACATTCTGGAGTTCCAGAAGGACTTCCCCGATTGCCGTGTGCTGTATTTGGAGGAGAACTACCGCTCCACACCCCCTATCCTCCAGGCGGCAGAGGGCATCATCCGTGCCAACACTCTCCGCATCGCCAAGCGCATGGTGCCCGTGCGCCAGGGGGGAGTGCCCATTGTGGTGCACGAGGCCTTCAATGAGGACGAGGAGGCGGCGTGGGTGGCGGGGGAGATAGAGCGCCTGGTGCAGCAGAAGGTCGCCACCTACCGCCAGTGTGTGGTGCTCTACCGTACCCACGCCCAATCCCGCGCCTTAGAGGAGGCCTTCCTGCGGTATGGTATCCCCTACCGCGTGGTGGGGGCCATCCGCTTCTACCAACGGCGGGAGGTCAAAGACCTGCTGGCCTACCTACGCCTCCTGGTGAACCCCAATGACATCGTCAGTCTCCAGCGGGTCATCAATACACCCCCGCGCGGTATCGGCCCCAAGGCCCACGACGCTCTCCTCCACTACGCCCAGGTTCACGGCAAAGGGGCGGGGGAAGTGCTCCTGGGCCTGGCACAAGGCGAAGGAGACCTCCCCCTGACCGGGCAATCCCTCGCCGCCGTGCAGCGCTTCGCCCATTTGCTGGCGGATCTCTCCGGGCAGGCCCGGACCCTTGACCTCGTGTCCCTGATGGACGCCGTGGTGGAGCGGACAGGGTACAAGGAGTGGCTTTTGTCCCAGGAGGACGGGGAGAAGCGTTGGGAGAACCTGGTGGAACTGCGGGGCCTGGCCAGCGAGTTCAAGGCCCTTTCCCCTCCCCAGGGCCTCATCACCTTCCTGGAACGGGTCTCCCTGGTCTCCGAACAGGACGAGGTGGACACCCAACGGGATGTGGTAACCCTCCTGACCCTGCACCAGGCCAAGGGCTTGGAGTTCCCCGTGGTGTTCCTGGTGGGGTTGGAGGAGGGGCTCTTGCCCCACTACCGCTCCCTGGACTCGCCCGAGGAGATTGAGGAGGAGCGGCGGCTCCTGTATGTGGGGATGACCCGCGCCCAGGACAGGTTGTACCTCTTACGGGCGTTCCGTCGGCACCTGGCGGGGGAGAGCCATCCCACCCTCCCCTCACGCTTCCTGAAGGACTTACCGCCCCAGGTCGTGCAAGGCCCCCCGCGGGTGCGCAAACCCGCAGGGGAGGGGCGCTCCCCCGCCCCCTCGCCTCCCCCCTCTTCGCCTCCACCCTTCAAGGCGGGCGACCGGGTGCGCCACAGCCGCTTCGGGGAGGGCGTCGTCATATCCATTACCCCCGCAGGCAACGAGCACGAGGTTACGGTGGCCTTTACGCACGCAGGGGTAAAGCGTTTGCTGTATCCCATTGCCCCCTTGGAGCCAGTCGTTTAGCCCCTGTGCTATCCTGGCCCTGTGAAAGTGCACCCTTTGCACCCCTGGGATGTTTCCCCTGCCGAGGCCATAGCTGTACAGGAGCGCCTGGCCCGGCACCTGCGCCTGGAGCCTCTGCCTACTCCGCCCCAGACGGTCTGTGGCCTGGACCTGTCGGCCGAGGATGCCGAGGGATGGGCCATAGGGGCGGCGGTGGTGGTGGCCTTCCCCAACCTGGAGGTGGTGGAGGTGCGCACGGCCCGCCGCCAAGTTACCTTCCCCTATATCCCTGGCCTCTTGGCCTTTCGGGAGGTGCCGGTGCTGGTCGCCGCCTTGGAGCGCCTCACCATTACCCCCGACTGCTTCATCGTGGACGGGCAGGGCATCGCCCATCCCCGGCGGTTCGGCATCGCCTGCCACATTGGGCTTCTGGTGGACCGCCCGACTATCGGCTGTGCTAAGAGCCTGTTGCGGGGGACGCACGCCCCCGTGGCTGATAAGGCAGGAGCCTGGGAGCCATTGGTAGACAGAGGGGAGGTCATCGGGGCGGCAGTGCGCACCCGTGCAGGTGGGGCGCCGGTGTATGTCTCCCCGGGGCACCGGATTGACCTAGCGGGGGCTGTGCGGATTGTCGTAGCATGTAGTCGGGGGCATCGCCTGCCCGAGCCGACCCGCCTGGCCCACCTGGCGGCGGGGGGCCGTCTGCCGGAGCGGGCGCCCCACACGCCCTGGCAAGAGCGCTTGCTGTAGCGAGGCCCAAAAGCATGCCCCCTCTCCAGGAGATTCAGGAACGCCTCCAGCAGGCCCAGGAACGCCTGGCCGTCCTGCTGGAGCGCCTTTGACATCCCCCGCAAGCAGAAAGAGCGGGCCGCCCTGGAAGAGCAGAGCACCTCCCCCACTTTCTGGGATGACCCCGTGAGCGCCCAGGCCGTCCTCCAGCGTCTCAACGCCCTGCGGGAGGAGGTGGAAGCCTGGCAGGCTCTCCAGCGCCGCCTCTCGGAAGTGGCCGGTTTGGTGGATTTGGCCCTGCGGGAAGGGGATGAGGGCCTGGCCCCTGACCTGGACAACGAGTTGGCCTCCGTGCAGCGGGACATGGAGGACCTGCTGGTGCGTGCAGCCCTTGCAGGCCCCTATGACCAGCGGGATGCGCTGCTCTCGGTGCACGCAGGGCTGGGGGGCACCGATGCCCACGACTGGGCGGAGATGCTCCTGCGGATGTACGTGCGCTGGGCGGAGCGCAGGGGATTCCGGGTGCGGGTGCTGGACCGCTCCCCCGGTGAGGAGGCAGGCATCAAGAGCGCCACGCTGGAGGTGGGGGGCCCCTACGCCTACGGATGGCTCAAGGGGGAAAAGGGCACCCACCGCCTGGTGCGCATCTCCCCCTTTGATGCCGACCGCGCCCGCCACACCTCCTTCGCCTTGGTGGAGGTGCTGCCCGTCGCCGAGCAGGTGGGGGATGTGGTCATTCACCCCGATGACCTGCGCATAGAGACCTTCCGCGCCTCGGGCCACGGGGGACAGAATGTGCAGAAGGTCGCCTCGGCGGTGCGCATCACCCACCTGCCCACCGGTATCACCGTTACCTGTCAGCAGGAGCGCTCCCAGCACCAGAACCGGGAGATCGCCCTGCGCATCCTGCGGGCGCGCTTGATGGCCCTGCGGGAGCGCCAACGCCAGGAGGAGTTAGCCCGCCTAAAAGGGGAGCACATCCCCGCCGAGTTTGGTGCCCAAATCCGCTCCTATGTGCTTCATCCGTATAAGCTAGTAAAGGATCACCGCACCGGCCACGAAACCCCCGACGCCGAAGGGGTGCTGGACGGAGACCTGGACGCCTTCCTGAAGGCGTATCTGCTCTGGAGCGTGGGCAAGGGCGCCACCCCAGCGGAGCACCGATGAACCATCGTCTGCCCAACGCTAGGGCAGAGCACTCCGTTATAATATCCTAGAAGGGCCTGCAGGCTTGCCCACTTGGGGAGGACACCATGAAGCGGGCTGTGGTGTGGCTCACCGTCGTCAGCGTGCTCCTACTCGCTCTGACCGTGGGGTGCCGTCGGGAGGCGGCCCAACCAACCCCACGGGCACCAACCCCCGCCCCCGCCGCTCCCGGCGTAGCCCCTACCCCTACTCCAACCGTAGCGCCAGGGGCGCCGGCCCCCACCCCCAGGACGGGGGGCGTGTTCCGCCGCCTGTGGGATGACCCCCCCACCCTGGACCCCCACCTGACCACCGATGTTACCTCCGCCTTCGTCATCGTGGAAATTTTCAGCGGGCTGGTCACCCTGGACACCGACCTGCGGGTCATCCCCGACATCGCCGAGCGGTGGGAGATTAGCCCCGACGGGCGCACCTACACCTTCTACCTGCGCCGGGGCGTGAAGTTCCACAACGGGAAAGAGGTTACCGCCGAGGATTTCAAGTATTCCTTTGAGCGCGCCGCCGACCCCAAGACCCAGTCCCCCGTCGCCGAAACCTATTTGGGGGATATCGTGGGCGTCAAAGAGAAACTGGAGGGCAAAGCCACCGAGATCAGCGGGATACGGGTGATTGACCGCTATACCCTGCAAATCACCATTGACGCCCCCAAGGTCTACTTCATCGCCAAACTCACCTACCCCACGGGCTTTGTGGTGGACCGGGAGCAAATTCAGCGCATGGGGCGGCGCTGGACCGACCAGCCCAACGGCACCGGCCCCTTCAAACTGCGGGAGTATCGGGTGGGGGAGCGCATCGTTCTGGAGCGTAACCCCGACTTTTACCGCGGCCCCCCCAAACTGGAGCGGGTGGAACTCATCTTGTCGGGCGGAAGCCCTATGGCCATGTACGAGAACGACGAGATTCACATCACGGGCGTGGGGCTGGCCGACTTAGAGCGGGTGCGGGATCCCCGCAACCCCCTCAGCAAGGAACTGGTGCAAGCCCCCATGTCCTTTGACACCTATTACATCGGCTTCAATGTCACGAAGCCCCCCTTTGACGATGTGAAAGTCCGCCAGGCCCTCAACCACGCCATCAACAAGGAGCTCATCGCTACCCAGGTGCTCTCCAACCTGGTTACCCCTGCCTATGGCATTTTGCCCCCGGGCTTCCCCGGCTACAACCCTGCTATCCAGGACAAGGGCCTGAAGCACAACCCCGAGTTGGCCAAGCGTCTGCTGGCGGAGTCCAAATATGCCGGTCGCCTCCCCCGCATCGTCATGACCGTCCCTGGCACGGGCGGCTCGGCCGGCCTAGACCTGGAAGTGATTATGGACCAGTGGAAGCAGGTTCTGGGGGTAGAGGTGGAGGTGCAACAGGTGGAGTGGGCCACCTTCCTGCAGGAACTGAACCGGGGCACCTTCCAGGCCTTCGCCGGCCTGGGATGGATCGCCGACTACCCCGACCCCCAGAACTTCCTGGATGTGCTTTTCCACAGCAAGAGCCCCCAGAACCACACCTACTACGCCAACCCTGAGGTGGACCGCCTCCTGGAGCAGGCGCGGGTGGAGAAGGACTGGAACACGCGGGTGGAGTTGTACAACAAGGCCGAGGAGATTATCGTGCGGGAGGCGGCGTGGGTGCCCCTGTGGTATAGTGGGGAGCGCTTCGCCCTCATCAAACCCTATGTGAAGGGCTACAAACTCCTGCCCATGATCGTCCCCCGCCTGAAGGATGTGTGGATTGAACGCTAGGCGGGCACTGGTAGGTTCGCCCGCCGGGGGAGAGGGGCGGTGCTGGTCTACATCGTCCGGCGCTTGTTGTGGCTGCCGGTGCTCCTGGCGTCGGTAACCTTCGTAACCTTCGTGCTCGGGCGCTACGGCCCCGGCGACCCCGTGCAGGTGCGCCTAGGCACCAAGTATACCCCCGAGGCGGCTGCCCGCTTGCGTCGGGAGATGGGGTTGGACCGCCCCCTCCTAGTGCAATACCTGGACTACATCCGCAAGGCGGTGCGCGGCGACCTGGGCGAGAGTTACACCTATCCGGGACG harbors:
- a CDS encoding peptide ABC transporter substrate-binding protein: MKRAVVWLTVVSVLLLALTVGCRREAAQPTPRAPTPAPAAPGVAPTPTPTVAPGAPAPTPRTGGVFRRLWDDPPTLDPHLTTDVTSAFVIVEIFSGLVTLDTDLRVIPDIAERWEISPDGRTYTFYLRRGVKFHNGKEVTAEDFKYSFERAADPKTQSPVAETYLGDIVGVKEKLEGKATEISGIRVIDRYTLQITIDAPKVYFIAKLTYPTGFVVDREQIQRMGRRWTDQPNGTGPFKLREYRVGERIVLERNPDFYRGPPKLERVELILSGGSPMAMYENDEIHITGVGLADLERVRDPRNPLSKELVQAPMSFDTYYIGFNVTKPPFDDVKVRQALNHAINKELIATQVLSNLVTPAYGILPPGFPGYNPAIQDKGLKHNPELAKRLLAESKYAGRLPRIVMTVPGTGGSAGLDLEVIMDQWKQVLGVEVEVQQVEWATFLQELNRGTFQAFAGLGWIADYPDPQNFLDVLFHSKSPQNHTYYANPEVDRLLEQARVEKDWNTRVELYNKAEEIIVREAAWVPLWYSGERFALIKPYVKGYKLLPMIVPRLKDVWIER
- a CDS encoding UvrD-helicase domain-containing protein; protein product: MPHVSTLLESLNPSQREAVTTLEGPLLIVAGPGSGKTRVIVHRIAYLVREAGVSPTRICAVTFTNRAARELLDRLHRLLGPRAEHLTCGTFHALCAAILRREGKAIGLSPSFTIYDEEDQRAVLKQAVGDAGFDPKRYNLGAIHHAISHAKARLLGPDGYSAQAQTYLEQVIAKVYQRYQALLAQSQAVDFDDLLLLTYQLFRDHAAVLGKYQERYLHLLIDEFQDTNRAQYALAKQLAGKWRNICVVGDPDQSIYSWRNADIRNILEFQKDFPDCRVLYLEENYRSTPPILQAAEGIIRANTLRIAKRMVPVRQGGVPIVVHEAFNEDEEAAWVAGEIERLVQQKVATYRQCVVLYRTHAQSRALEEAFLRYGIPYRVVGAIRFYQRREVKDLLAYLRLLVNPNDIVSLQRVINTPPRGIGPKAHDALLHYAQVHGKGAGEVLLGLAQGEGDLPLTGQSLAAVQRFAHLLADLSGQARTLDLVSLMDAVVERTGYKEWLLSQEDGEKRWENLVELRGLASEFKALSPPQGLITFLERVSLVSEQDEVDTQRDVVTLLTLHQAKGLEFPVVFLVGLEEGLLPHYRSLDSPEEIEEERRLLYVGMTRAQDRLYLLRAFRRHLAGESHPTLPSRFLKDLPPQVVQGPPRVRKPAGEGRSPAPSPPPSSPPPFKAGDRVRHSRFGEGVVISITPAGNEHEVTVAFTHAGVKRLLYPIAPLEPVV
- the prfB gene encoding peptide chain release factor 2 (programmed frameshift), whose amino-acid sequence is MPPLQEIQERLQQAQERLAVLLERLDIPRKQKERAALEEQSTSPTFWDDPVSAQAVLQRLNALREEVEAWQALQRRLSEVAGLVDLALREGDEGLAPDLDNELASVQRDMEDLLVRAALAGPYDQRDALLSVHAGLGGTDAHDWAEMLLRMYVRWAERRGFRVRVLDRSPGEEAGIKSATLEVGGPYAYGWLKGEKGTHRLVRISPFDADRARHTSFALVEVLPVAEQVGDVVIHPDDLRIETFRASGHGGQNVQKVASAVRITHLPTGITVTCQQERSQHQNREIALRILRARLMALRERQRQEELARLKGEHIPAEFGAQIRSYVLHPYKLVKDHRTGHETPDAEGVLDGDLDAFLKAYLLWSVGKGATPAEHR
- the nfi gene encoding deoxyribonuclease V (cleaves DNA at apurinic or apyrimidinic sites), yielding MKVHPLHPWDVSPAEAIAVQERLARHLRLEPLPTPPQTVCGLDLSAEDAEGWAIGAAVVVAFPNLEVVEVRTARRQVTFPYIPGLLAFREVPVLVAALERLTITPDCFIVDGQGIAHPRRFGIACHIGLLVDRPTIGCAKSLLRGTHAPVADKAGAWEPLVDRGEVIGAAVRTRAGGAPVYVSPGHRIDLAGAVRIVVACSRGHRLPEPTRLAHLAAGGRLPERAPHTPWQERLL